The genomic segment CGCGCCATATCAAACGCGCCAAGCGTTTGTAAATGCGGTGTTTTTACTTGACAATCTATCAGCATCACCTGATGTGCGTATAGGTGTCGGCATAGATAAAACAATGCCACTTTGGACGCATTGCTTACATCAGAAAACATTGATTCTCCGAAAAACATACGACCGATACCGACACCATACAAACCACCGACCAAAGCACCGTGGTGATAGACTTCCACCGAATGTGCGCAACCTGCTTGATGTAGGGTTAAGTAAGCATCCCTCATCGCTTGCGTAATCCAAGTCGCAGCACGACGATCTCGGCATACTGCACATCGCTCAATAACTGCGTTGAAATTATAATTGAGTCTGATATCGCTAAATTGCGACTGAATTACCTTGTTTAAGCTGCGGCTGACGCGCATGCCGTTGCTCAGTAAAACCATTCGTGGGTCTGGCGACCACCATAATAGAGGTTGACCCTCTTCATACCAAGGAAAGATGCCGCGCCTATACGCACGGCAAAGGGTTTCTGGTTCAAGGTTGCCGCCGACTGCGAGCAATCCGTCGGCATCAGCTGATGAAACCGAAGGGAAGCAAGGGCTTTTTGTATCCAATTCAACCATCTAAGCTAATGTCTGGTGTTTTACTAAATAGCGGTTGTTGTGGCAAAGGAATAGGCACGGTGTCGTCGCGATAGGGGTGGTGCGACCAATTATCACAGATATAATCGTAGACTGCGTTTTGTTCGTGTGCGCAAATTTTTATCGCCGATTGCATAAAGCCAGTATGTGCAAGCCAGTGTGCCGAACAGGTTGCAGTTGGTAGAAAACCGCGCGCTATTTTATGTGTGCCACCAGCCCCTGGTTCAAACCGTTTTAAGCGATTGCTTATGCAATACTCTATACCTGCGTAGTAGCAAGTTTCAAAATGCAGAGAATCGTGATGATTTTTAACTCCCCAATGACGACCGTATAGTGCATCACCATCACGCAAGTTGATAGCACAAGCAATTATCTGATGGTTATGCATAGCGAGCACCACGACTAGGTTGTCGGGCATGGTTTTTCCTATCGCCTCAAAAAAAGCTCGTGATAAAGTTGGTAGCCCGCTTTTGTAATCATAAATGCTCTCATAGAGTTGGTGAATTTTCTGCCATAGTTGCGAAGTTATGTCATGCCCATGTAATAGCTTAATCGTGATGCCTTGCTCACTTACTAAGCGTCGTTCTCGTTGGATCATTTTGCGCTTTTTCGAGCGTAGCACTGATAAAAAATCGTCAAAGTTGCCGTAGTCATTGTTATACCAGTGATATTGACAGTCCGAACGAAACGCCAACGGAAATTGTGCAAGGTGTTGATAATCTAAATCATTGGGGAATAACCAGTGCACACCTGAGAAATTTTGCTGTTGCGTTAATTGTATCGCTGCGTTGATCAATAGATTTTTATATTTAGGGTCACTGCAAAGTAGCCGTTCTCCGCTAACTGGAGTATAGGGAACGGCACAGACCAGTTTGGGATAATAGGCGATACTGTTTTGGGTATAAGCCTGTTCCCAACTCCAATCAAAAACAAATTCCCCGTAATTATTCGTTTTTATATAAATCGGCAACGCGGCGCATAACTTGCCTGCCCTGTTGCGTAAGATAATATGGCAGGGGTACCAGCCGTAGTTCTCTAAGCAACTGTTTTGCTCTAGGGCGCTTAGAAACTCGTATCGTGTGAAAGGATTATCATCCTGCTTGAGTGCATTCCACTCAGCGGCAGCTATATCGCTTAAGTCGCGGTGAATCTTTATAGAAAAATTTTGTCGGTCGTTAGGACAGCTATCGTTGTCATCGTGCGTCATGCATTGTTATCCAGGCTATCTAGATAACGCTCGGCATCTAAAGCCGCCATACAACCGGTGCCTGCCGAAGTGACCGCTTGTCGGTAAACATGATCCATGACATCACCGGCCGCAAAAACGCCAGCCACGCTACTCATCGTTGCATCGCCGTTGCTACCACCGATGACTTTTATATAGCCGCCTTCCATATCCAGCTGTCCTTCAAAGATATCAGTGTTGGGCTTATGTCCTATGGCAATGAAAACACCTGTGACTTTTAGTTCGGTAATTTTATCGTCGGGGTGAGTTTTAATTTTAATACCAGACACGCTGTCACCATCGCCTAAGACCTCGTCAAGTTCCGAATCCCATTGGATAAAGATATTGGCTTTGTCAAAAATTTTCTGCTGCAGTATCTTATCGGCACGTAATTTGTCACGCCGATGTATCAGAGTA from the Chromatiales bacterium genome contains:
- a CDS encoding leucyl/phenylalanyl-tRNA--protein transferase; protein product: MVELDTKSPCFPSVSSADADGLLAVGGNLEPETLCRAYRRGIFPWYEEGQPLLWWSPDPRMVLLSNGMRVSRSLNKVIQSQFSDIRLNYNFNAVIERCAVCRDRRAATWITQAMRDAYLTLHQAGCAHSVEVYHHGALVGGLYGVGIGRMFFGESMFSDVSNASKVALFYLCRHLYAHQVMLIDCQVKTPHLQTLGAFDMARGQFIEYVSKLCALEAPVGLWQRRRFSPISKVQRP
- a CDS encoding N-acetyltransferase, with product MTHDDNDSCPNDRQNFSIKIHRDLSDIAAAEWNALKQDDNPFTRYEFLSALEQNSCLENYGWYPCHIILRNRAGKLCAALPIYIKTNNYGEFVFDWSWEQAYTQNSIAYYPKLVCAVPYTPVSGERLLCSDPKYKNLLINAAIQLTQQQNFSGVHWLFPNDLDYQHLAQFPLAFRSDCQYHWYNNDYGNFDDFLSVLRSKKRKMIQRERRLVSEQGITIKLLHGHDITSQLWQKIHQLYESIYDYKSGLPTLSRAFFEAIGKTMPDNLVVVLAMHNHQIIACAINLRDGDALYGRHWGVKNHHDSLHFETCYYAGIEYCISNRLKRFEPGAGGTHKIARGFLPTATCSAHWLAHTGFMQSAIKICAHEQNAVYDYICDNWSHHPYRDDTVPIPLPQQPLFSKTPDISLDG